Proteins from a genomic interval of Musa acuminata AAA Group cultivar baxijiao chromosome BXJ1-9, Cavendish_Baxijiao_AAA, whole genome shotgun sequence:
- the LOC103998379 gene encoding protein FLUORESCENT IN BLUE LIGHT, chloroplastic isoform X1: MDVFCNLTLLRMMDPANHFWQMLFYQSLFCFFSYQTHVTNHFLISNRSLNPEWIPLLSTMEPKMQVLLTSHQLLCEKCKISPSSGLTVSKRDAQMTIFKEICYADAILSGFQDLIVSYMSDHQRITSISFSKALTIVSMLGIILPPEVLAETCEADNSVFNMPLLFAIAMIGATVGGLLARQRRGELKRLNDQLRQINAALRRQAKIESYAPNLSYAPVGSRLEELEVVVDPRKEHLITKLRTGKNYLRNQNLEKAFEEFKAALELAQALGDHVEAKKAARGLGASLQRQGKYREAIKYHSMVLDISKKAGEDSGITEAYGAIADCYTELGELERAGKFYDEYIARLEND, encoded by the exons ATGGATGTTTTCTGCAATTTGACCTTATTGAGGATGATGGACCCTGCTAATCATTTTTGGCAAATGTTATTCTATCaaagtttgttttgttttttttcctatcaaactcatgttactaatcattttCTGATATCAAATCGTTCTTTAAACCCAGAATGGATACCACTTCTGTCAACTATGGAGCCAAAGATGCAAGTACTTCTTACTAGCCATCAACTTTTATGTGAAAAATGTAAAATTTCCCCAAGCAGTGGCCTGACAGTTTCTAAACGAGATGCTCAGATGACCATTTTTAAAGAAATTTGTTATGCAGATGCAATCTTATCAGGATTTCAGGATCTCATTGTTAGCTACATGTCTGACCATCAG AGAATCACGTCAATCAGCTTTTCAAAAGCATTAACAATTGTAAGTATGTTGGGGATCATTCTGCCTCCTGAAGTTCTAGCAGAAACATGTGAAGCTGATAACTCAGTTTTCAATATGCCTCTACTATTTGCAATAGCAATGATTGGGGCAACTGTGGGGG GATTGCTTGCACGTCAAAGAAGAGGGGAGCTGAAGAGGTTGAATGATCAGCTGCGCCAGATTAATGCAGCACTAAGAAGGCAAGCAAAGATAGAGTCTTATGCTCCAAACTTGAGCTATGCACCAGTTGGTAGTAGGTTGGAAGAATTGGAAGTTGTTGTTGATCCTAGAAAGGAGCACCTAATTACAAAGTTGAGAACTGGGAAGAACTATCTACGAAATCAAAACCTGGAAAAGGCATTTGAAGAGTTCAAGGCTGCTCTGGAGCTTGCACAGGCTTTGGGTGATCATGTTGAGGCGAAGAAGGCAGCACGAGGATTGG GTGCATCACTTCAGAGGCAAGGTAAGTACAGGGAAGCCATTAAGTATCACTCGATGGTTTTGGATATATCCAAGAAGGCAGGAGAGGATTCTGGCATCACTGAAGCTTATGGTGCCATAGCTGACTGTTATACCGAGCTGGGAGAACTGGAACGAGCAGGAAAGTTCTATGACGAGTACATTGCGAGATTAGAGAATGACTAA
- the LOC103998379 gene encoding protein FLUORESCENT IN BLUE LIGHT, chloroplastic isoform X4: MAVLLHCFPSPPRAKPGDSPRPVSGRSLTCEWIPLLSTMEPKMQVLLTSHQLLCEKYAILSGFQDLIVSYMSDHQRITSISFSKALTIVSMLGIILPPEVLAETCEADNSVFNMPLLFAIAMIGATVGGLLARQRRGELKRLNDQLRQINAALRRQAKIESYAPNLSYAPVGSRLEELEVVVDPRKEHLITKLRTGKNYLRNQNLEKAFEEFKAALELAQALGDHVEAKKAARGLGASLQRQGKYREAIKYHSMVLDISKKAGEDSGITEAYGAIADCYTELGELERAGKFYDEYIARLEND, translated from the exons ATGGCGGTGCTCCTCCATTGCTTCCCCTCGCCGCCGAGGGCGAAGCCCGGTGACTCTCCCCGGCCGGTTTCTGGCAGGTCCCTAACCTGCG AATGGATACCACTTCTGTCAACTATGGAGCCAAAGATGCAAGTACTTCTTACTAGCCATCAACTTTTATGTGAAAAAT ATGCAATCTTATCAGGATTTCAGGATCTCATTGTTAGCTACATGTCTGACCATCAG AGAATCACGTCAATCAGCTTTTCAAAAGCATTAACAATTGTAAGTATGTTGGGGATCATTCTGCCTCCTGAAGTTCTAGCAGAAACATGTGAAGCTGATAACTCAGTTTTCAATATGCCTCTACTATTTGCAATAGCAATGATTGGGGCAACTGTGGGGG GATTGCTTGCACGTCAAAGAAGAGGGGAGCTGAAGAGGTTGAATGATCAGCTGCGCCAGATTAATGCAGCACTAAGAAGGCAAGCAAAGATAGAGTCTTATGCTCCAAACTTGAGCTATGCACCAGTTGGTAGTAGGTTGGAAGAATTGGAAGTTGTTGTTGATCCTAGAAAGGAGCACCTAATTACAAAGTTGAGAACTGGGAAGAACTATCTACGAAATCAAAACCTGGAAAAGGCATTTGAAGAGTTCAAGGCTGCTCTGGAGCTTGCACAGGCTTTGGGTGATCATGTTGAGGCGAAGAAGGCAGCACGAGGATTGG GTGCATCACTTCAGAGGCAAGGTAAGTACAGGGAAGCCATTAAGTATCACTCGATGGTTTTGGATATATCCAAGAAGGCAGGAGAGGATTCTGGCATCACTGAAGCTTATGGTGCCATAGCTGACTGTTATACCGAGCTGGGAGAACTGGAACGAGCAGGAAAGTTCTATGACGAGTACATTGCGAGATTAGAGAATGACTAA
- the LOC103998379 gene encoding protein FLUORESCENT IN BLUE LIGHT, chloroplastic isoform X3 — protein sequence MDVFCNLTLLRMMDPANHFWQMLFYQSLFCFFSYQTHVTNHFLISNRSLNPEWIPLLSTMEPKMQVLLTSHQLLCEKYAILSGFQDLIVSYMSDHQRITSISFSKALTIVSMLGIILPPEVLAETCEADNSVFNMPLLFAIAMIGATVGGLLARQRRGELKRLNDQLRQINAALRRQAKIESYAPNLSYAPVGSRLEELEVVVDPRKEHLITKLRTGKNYLRNQNLEKAFEEFKAALELAQALGDHVEAKKAARGLGASLQRQGKYREAIKYHSMVLDISKKAGEDSGITEAYGAIADCYTELGELERAGKFYDEYIARLEND from the exons ATGGATGTTTTCTGCAATTTGACCTTATTGAGGATGATGGACCCTGCTAATCATTTTTGGCAAATGTTATTCTATCaaagtttgttttgttttttttcctatcaaactcatgttactaatcattttCTGATATCAAATCGTTCTTTAAACCCAGAATGGATACCACTTCTGTCAACTATGGAGCCAAAGATGCAAGTACTTCTTACTAGCCATCAACTTTTATGTGAAAAAT ATGCAATCTTATCAGGATTTCAGGATCTCATTGTTAGCTACATGTCTGACCATCAG AGAATCACGTCAATCAGCTTTTCAAAAGCATTAACAATTGTAAGTATGTTGGGGATCATTCTGCCTCCTGAAGTTCTAGCAGAAACATGTGAAGCTGATAACTCAGTTTTCAATATGCCTCTACTATTTGCAATAGCAATGATTGGGGCAACTGTGGGGG GATTGCTTGCACGTCAAAGAAGAGGGGAGCTGAAGAGGTTGAATGATCAGCTGCGCCAGATTAATGCAGCACTAAGAAGGCAAGCAAAGATAGAGTCTTATGCTCCAAACTTGAGCTATGCACCAGTTGGTAGTAGGTTGGAAGAATTGGAAGTTGTTGTTGATCCTAGAAAGGAGCACCTAATTACAAAGTTGAGAACTGGGAAGAACTATCTACGAAATCAAAACCTGGAAAAGGCATTTGAAGAGTTCAAGGCTGCTCTGGAGCTTGCACAGGCTTTGGGTGATCATGTTGAGGCGAAGAAGGCAGCACGAGGATTGG GTGCATCACTTCAGAGGCAAGGTAAGTACAGGGAAGCCATTAAGTATCACTCGATGGTTTTGGATATATCCAAGAAGGCAGGAGAGGATTCTGGCATCACTGAAGCTTATGGTGCCATAGCTGACTGTTATACCGAGCTGGGAGAACTGGAACGAGCAGGAAAGTTCTATGACGAGTACATTGCGAGATTAGAGAATGACTAA
- the LOC103998379 gene encoding protein FLUORESCENT IN BLUE LIGHT, chloroplastic isoform X6, whose protein sequence is MEPKMQVLLTSHQLLCEKYAILSGFQDLIVSYMSDHQRITSISFSKALTIVSMLGIILPPEVLAETCEADNSVFNMPLLFAIAMIGATVGGLLARQRRGELKRLNDQLRQINAALRRQAKIESYAPNLSYAPVGSRLEELEVVVDPRKEHLITKLRTGKNYLRNQNLEKAFEEFKAALELAQALGDHVEAKKAARGLGASLQRQGKYREAIKYHSMVLDISKKAGEDSGITEAYGAIADCYTELGELERAGKFYDEYIARLEND, encoded by the exons ATGGAGCCAAAGATGCAAGTACTTCTTACTAGCCATCAACTTTTATGTGAAAAAT ATGCAATCTTATCAGGATTTCAGGATCTCATTGTTAGCTACATGTCTGACCATCAG AGAATCACGTCAATCAGCTTTTCAAAAGCATTAACAATTGTAAGTATGTTGGGGATCATTCTGCCTCCTGAAGTTCTAGCAGAAACATGTGAAGCTGATAACTCAGTTTTCAATATGCCTCTACTATTTGCAATAGCAATGATTGGGGCAACTGTGGGGG GATTGCTTGCACGTCAAAGAAGAGGGGAGCTGAAGAGGTTGAATGATCAGCTGCGCCAGATTAATGCAGCACTAAGAAGGCAAGCAAAGATAGAGTCTTATGCTCCAAACTTGAGCTATGCACCAGTTGGTAGTAGGTTGGAAGAATTGGAAGTTGTTGTTGATCCTAGAAAGGAGCACCTAATTACAAAGTTGAGAACTGGGAAGAACTATCTACGAAATCAAAACCTGGAAAAGGCATTTGAAGAGTTCAAGGCTGCTCTGGAGCTTGCACAGGCTTTGGGTGATCATGTTGAGGCGAAGAAGGCAGCACGAGGATTGG GTGCATCACTTCAGAGGCAAGGTAAGTACAGGGAAGCCATTAAGTATCACTCGATGGTTTTGGATATATCCAAGAAGGCAGGAGAGGATTCTGGCATCACTGAAGCTTATGGTGCCATAGCTGACTGTTATACCGAGCTGGGAGAACTGGAACGAGCAGGAAAGTTCTATGACGAGTACATTGCGAGATTAGAGAATGACTAA
- the LOC103998379 gene encoding protein FLUORESCENT IN BLUE LIGHT, chloroplastic isoform X2, with amino-acid sequence MAVLLHCFPSPPRAKPGDSPRPVSGRSLTCEWIPLLSTMEPKMQVLLTSHQLLCEKCKISPSSGLTVSKRDAQMTIFKEICYADAILSGFQDLIVSYMSDHQRITSISFSKALTIVSMLGIILPPEVLAETCEADNSVFNMPLLFAIAMIGATVGGLLARQRRGELKRLNDQLRQINAALRRQAKIESYAPNLSYAPVGSRLEELEVVVDPRKEHLITKLRTGKNYLRNQNLEKAFEEFKAALELAQALGDHVEAKKAARGLGASLQRQGKYREAIKYHSMVLDISKKAGEDSGITEAYGAIADCYTELGELERAGKFYDEYIARLEND; translated from the exons ATGGCGGTGCTCCTCCATTGCTTCCCCTCGCCGCCGAGGGCGAAGCCCGGTGACTCTCCCCGGCCGGTTTCTGGCAGGTCCCTAACCTGCG AATGGATACCACTTCTGTCAACTATGGAGCCAAAGATGCAAGTACTTCTTACTAGCCATCAACTTTTATGTGAAAAATGTAAAATTTCCCCAAGCAGTGGCCTGACAGTTTCTAAACGAGATGCTCAGATGACCATTTTTAAAGAAATTTGTTATGCAGATGCAATCTTATCAGGATTTCAGGATCTCATTGTTAGCTACATGTCTGACCATCAG AGAATCACGTCAATCAGCTTTTCAAAAGCATTAACAATTGTAAGTATGTTGGGGATCATTCTGCCTCCTGAAGTTCTAGCAGAAACATGTGAAGCTGATAACTCAGTTTTCAATATGCCTCTACTATTTGCAATAGCAATGATTGGGGCAACTGTGGGGG GATTGCTTGCACGTCAAAGAAGAGGGGAGCTGAAGAGGTTGAATGATCAGCTGCGCCAGATTAATGCAGCACTAAGAAGGCAAGCAAAGATAGAGTCTTATGCTCCAAACTTGAGCTATGCACCAGTTGGTAGTAGGTTGGAAGAATTGGAAGTTGTTGTTGATCCTAGAAAGGAGCACCTAATTACAAAGTTGAGAACTGGGAAGAACTATCTACGAAATCAAAACCTGGAAAAGGCATTTGAAGAGTTCAAGGCTGCTCTGGAGCTTGCACAGGCTTTGGGTGATCATGTTGAGGCGAAGAAGGCAGCACGAGGATTGG GTGCATCACTTCAGAGGCAAGGTAAGTACAGGGAAGCCATTAAGTATCACTCGATGGTTTTGGATATATCCAAGAAGGCAGGAGAGGATTCTGGCATCACTGAAGCTTATGGTGCCATAGCTGACTGTTATACCGAGCTGGGAGAACTGGAACGAGCAGGAAAGTTCTATGACGAGTACATTGCGAGATTAGAGAATGACTAA
- the LOC103998379 gene encoding protein FLUORESCENT IN BLUE LIGHT, chloroplastic isoform X5, translated as MEPKMQVLLTSHQLLCEKCKISPSSGLTVSKRDAQMTIFKEICYADAILSGFQDLIVSYMSDHQRITSISFSKALTIVSMLGIILPPEVLAETCEADNSVFNMPLLFAIAMIGATVGGLLARQRRGELKRLNDQLRQINAALRRQAKIESYAPNLSYAPVGSRLEELEVVVDPRKEHLITKLRTGKNYLRNQNLEKAFEEFKAALELAQALGDHVEAKKAARGLGASLQRQGKYREAIKYHSMVLDISKKAGEDSGITEAYGAIADCYTELGELERAGKFYDEYIARLEND; from the exons ATGGAGCCAAAGATGCAAGTACTTCTTACTAGCCATCAACTTTTATGTGAAAAATGTAAAATTTCCCCAAGCAGTGGCCTGACAGTTTCTAAACGAGATGCTCAGATGACCATTTTTAAAGAAATTTGTTATGCAGATGCAATCTTATCAGGATTTCAGGATCTCATTGTTAGCTACATGTCTGACCATCAG AGAATCACGTCAATCAGCTTTTCAAAAGCATTAACAATTGTAAGTATGTTGGGGATCATTCTGCCTCCTGAAGTTCTAGCAGAAACATGTGAAGCTGATAACTCAGTTTTCAATATGCCTCTACTATTTGCAATAGCAATGATTGGGGCAACTGTGGGGG GATTGCTTGCACGTCAAAGAAGAGGGGAGCTGAAGAGGTTGAATGATCAGCTGCGCCAGATTAATGCAGCACTAAGAAGGCAAGCAAAGATAGAGTCTTATGCTCCAAACTTGAGCTATGCACCAGTTGGTAGTAGGTTGGAAGAATTGGAAGTTGTTGTTGATCCTAGAAAGGAGCACCTAATTACAAAGTTGAGAACTGGGAAGAACTATCTACGAAATCAAAACCTGGAAAAGGCATTTGAAGAGTTCAAGGCTGCTCTGGAGCTTGCACAGGCTTTGGGTGATCATGTTGAGGCGAAGAAGGCAGCACGAGGATTGG GTGCATCACTTCAGAGGCAAGGTAAGTACAGGGAAGCCATTAAGTATCACTCGATGGTTTTGGATATATCCAAGAAGGCAGGAGAGGATTCTGGCATCACTGAAGCTTATGGTGCCATAGCTGACTGTTATACCGAGCTGGGAGAACTGGAACGAGCAGGAAAGTTCTATGACGAGTACATTGCGAGATTAGAGAATGACTAA